The following proteins come from a genomic window of Populus nigra chromosome 6, ddPopNigr1.1, whole genome shotgun sequence:
- the LOC133697305 gene encoding L-tryptophan--pyruvate aminotransferase 1-like, giving the protein MHGFWALVKDKEVARKMTEYMQISSIGVSKESQIRAAKILGVLGEGCRTADSENFFEYSHSILKERWERLRNVVKNSRVFSLPKYPRDYCNFTGKYMDSNPAFAWLHSKEDIDWESRLREHKIIARSGERFGASPKHVRISMFSPPEAFNLFLERLSAIIDNTNGNVVT; this is encoded by the exons ATGCATGGCTT CTGGGCACTTGTTAAGGATAAAGAGGTAGCTAGAAAGATGACTGAATACATGCAGATCAGTTCCATCGGTGTATCTAAAGAATCTCAGATTCGAGCTGCAAAGATTCTTGGAGTGCTTGGCGAAGGTTGTAGGACTGCTGATTCAGAGAACTTCTTTGAGTATAGCCATAGCATTCTGAAAGAAAGGTGGGAGAGATTGCGAAATGTTGTCAAGAACAGCAGAGTCTTCAGTCTGCCAAAGTACCCACGAGATTACTGCAACTTCACTGGAAAGTACATGGATTCAAATCCTG CTTTTGCATGGTTGCACAGCAAGGAGGATATAGACTGGGAGAGTCGTTTAAGAGAGCATAAGATAATAGCAAGAAGTGGGGAGCGGTTTGGGGCTAGTCCAAAGCATGTCAGAATAAGCATGTTTAGTCCACCAGAAGCCTTTAACCTTTTCTTGGAGAGGTTATCAGCAATCATCGACAATACCAACGGAAATGTAGTGACTTGA